The Lysinibacillus timonensis nucleotide sequence GCGCGAAGCGACAGTTGCAGTACTATTAGAACATGAAGAAGACCATCTTAGCGCAGAAGATGTGTATTTACTAGTGAAAGACAAAGCGCCGGAAATCGGTTTAGCGACAGTGTATCGTACGTTGGAGCTATTAACAGAACTAAAAATCGTCGACAAAATTAATTTTGGCGATGGTGTTTCTCGTTACGATTTGCGACAAGAGGGTGCAAAGCATTTCCACCATCATTTAGTTTGTATTGAATGTGGTGCAGTCGATGAAATTCAAGAGGACCTATTAGATGATGTTGAACTGGTCGTTGAAAAACGATGGAATTTCATCATCAAGGATCATCGTTTAACATTCCACGGAATTTGCTATCGATGCCAAGATAACCAATCTGACAACACAAAATAATCAAATGGTTGGCACTGTATCTTTTTAGATGCAGTGTTTTTGTATTTTACTAGAATTAAATTTACTTAACTAATTTCCTATAACTACGATACACCTATATTGTCACGAATTTCATTTCAACTCACGACTATATTATTTTACTTGTAAAAAGTGGCTATAAAGAGATTACTCCTTATAACCACTTTGATTTAATTAATCTAGTTTCGTTTTACTTACTTCTTTAATGTCTGCAATATTAGCAATTTTTAATTCGCCATCTACTAACTCAAACGTATAACGCTTTTCGCGATCATAGTTCCATGTGCCATCATCTTCTGAATAAAATTCAAATATTTCTGATGAATCTAATGTTAAACTATTTGATGTAAGTGATTGAACATCTAATACAGAATTTGAAATGAAGTTATAGTAATAGTCACCAAAATCGTCATGTTCGACTACAAATTTTTCGTAATCCTTCTTAAGTTGGCTATCATCGATAAAGTAATCTTCTACATAGCTGAAATCTCCATAATTAACTGCGTACATATAGTCGTAACGAAAGCTTTCAAACATACTTGCTGCTTCATTTGCATACCAGTCATAGAAATCCTGCTTAGCAATTTCCTCTTGTACTCCTGCAAAAATAATATGTGTATCATATGGTGTTAGATATAGTGTTTCAGATTGAACGGACTCTCCAGTATCACTGGTTGATTCCGCATAGATTTCAACAGAACCATCTAGTGGTGCAGCAATTAATTCGATCTCGGATGCTGTTTTACCAGTATTTTCACCATTAACAAAAACAGTAGCATCTTCAATATCAGAACTTAAATAAACGACATTCGCACTTAAATCAACATCGATTATATATTCATTGTCTTCATTTCCTTCAATGTTTACTTGTTCTTTTAACTCGCTTTTAAAATAATCATCTTTATAAGAAATGGTGGAATCATAAATTCCTGGAGCATATGATCCGACATTTACTTTTTCTTTATCTAGAGCTACGGCTTCATCTTCACCGATTTTTAAATTCACTTCAAAGTTAGGCCAATAATTATAGGCCACTACATCAACTGAGGAAACTTTAAATGTGAATTTTTTATAAAAGAATAAATATGGTTCCGTCCTAATAGTAATAAGTTCTTCTCCGAAATCATTTGAAATTTCAGCTTTTCCTTCTTTTTTCGCTTCTTTGACAGCAACTTCTAAATCATCCAACAACCAATCATTTTCATCTACGTACTCGTAGAATGCTTTCGCATTCACATATGTATTTTTTGAGAATACAAATGAATTTGTAAACTCTTCTGCATTTTCATCTTCAAAGTGCTTGACGATTCCTTCATATTGTCTTGTTGGGTCAACCATTGTTTGTATGTATAGATGTGCTCCAACTATTAATACTAACAACACAATTACTGAAATAATTCCTATTTTTTTACCAAGACTTAATGGTTTCTTCTCCTTTGGTGGTACTCCATGATCTGATTTTCTTTGCTGCTCGTTTTGTTCTGGTTTGATTGTCGAAATTTGATTTTGAGAACTTGAACTTGTTGTTGGTTGAGGCACTTTCTCATTTTCTATTAGTGGAAGTTGCACACCGCAGTTTTGACAAAATTTTTCGTTATTCACGGCTTGTTGACCGCAATTGATACAAAAACGCATAATTCGACCCCTTTCAAAATGATAACAATAAGATAATAGTACCATGGCTCATGTAAAAAATTAACATAAAATTATCTTGATATTATATTAATTTTTCCCGTAGAATTGTAATTGTAGTAATTGAATAGGAGGAAATTATTAATGACGACAAATTTCGAGCAACAACCGGGTCCTGATTTACGTGAGGTAAAGCAACGTCTAACTCATACAAAGGATCAACGTATGGAATTAATCATTCGACTAGGGGAATTAGCATACGAAAGTTTAAGGGGAAAAAAAGAGGATATTTCTTCTTTACGAACATTATCAAATGAAATATTACAAAAAGACATCATCATTTATCAAAGTCAAGCAACAATTTCGAAATTATCAGCAAGTAGCCATCAGTGTCCAAATTGTTCACAGCCTGTCGGCGATGAAGCAAAGTTCTGTGGAAATTGTGGTACATTAAATCCGTCTTATCAAGATCCGAATGTATCTCAGGTGCTTTGCAATCATTGCGAGCAATTAATTGAGGCGCAATTAACATACTGTCCTTGCTGTGGTGTCATACAGGAGGGTAAATAATGCATTGTAGTCATTGTAGTGAGCAACATCAGAGCTATTATGTTTATTGTCCAAATACTTCTAAGCGCATCGAAACAGCAGAAGTTAACCTTACATACAGTACAAATGAATTTTGCCCACAATGTGGTGT carries:
- a CDS encoding Fur family transcriptional regulator — translated: MESRIDRIKKQLHSAGYKLTPQREATVAVLLEHEEDHLSAEDVYLLVKDKAPEIGLATVYRTLELLTELKIVDKINFGDGVSRYDLRQEGAKHFHHHLVCIECGAVDEIQEDLLDDVELVVEKRWNFIIKDHRLTFHGICYRCQDNQSDNTK
- a CDS encoding zinc ribbon domain-containing protein, which gives rise to MTTNFEQQPGPDLREVKQRLTHTKDQRMELIIRLGELAYESLRGKKEDISSLRTLSNEILQKDIIIYQSQATISKLSASSHQCPNCSQPVGDEAKFCGNCGTLNPSYQDPNVSQVLCNHCEQLIEAQLTYCPCCGVIQEGK